CAGGAGTGGTTTGAAATAGCCAGGGTAAAGCGCAAGAAAATCTTTCCGCTGGGGATTTTTATCTTCCTGGTTCTTTTGCTTTCACTCCTTCTCATCACTAACTACAACGCGATAGCGAAGCTAAAAGAGGAGAAACATAAGCTGGAGATCATGGAGAAGCTATACAACGAACTGGAGAAACAGATACAGATAAGAGAGGCCGAGCTGGAATTGTTGAGGAAATTGATGCAGGAGAAAGGCACGGGTGTCTATTGATGAATTATATAGTTACAACTTCGTACAAACCTTCGAGGGAGGAAGTGACAAAGGCCAGAGATCTGGCCGAAGAGATGGGGGTCAAATACGTATCACGCAGCAGGTTGAAGGAGTACGAAAAGGAGAAAGTTCTGGACTTCTACTACGTCTTCGACAAGAATGGCCAGCTCGTAATACGCTCGGGTGAGGAAGTCTTTTTCTTCCATCCTGGAATGTCCAAAGTCAGACTGAAAAATATCAAGTTGCAGGATTCCGATTATCTGATCAAAAGCATGGAACTCGCGGGAACTGAACTGGTTCTCGATACCACATTTGGTCTGGGAAACGAAGCCCTTCTGATCGCCAATTTTCTTCCCGACGGAAAAGTCGTGGGGCTTGAGGCTTCAGAACACATCTTCAGGGTTGTTTCGCACGGCTTGAAAAATTACCCCTACGAAGACGACTGGACGAGGGAAGCCGCTGGCAGGATAGAACTGTACAACAGGGACCTGAGAGAATTCGTAAGGAGCTGTGGAGAAGGTTCTTATGATATAGTTTACTGTGATCCAATGTTCGACAGACCTCAGTACAGCTCACACTCGATAAATCCGTTGAGGCCTTTCGCGGTGTATGACAGAATAAACAGAGATGATGTTGACTGGATGATCAGGGCAGCTCGCCGAAAATTCATACTTAAAAGCCGAACCAGGGACACTCTCTTCCAAGAGCTCGGGATCGAATTCGACCGTTTATGGGGAAGCAAGAAGAGCGGCGTGCTATACGGGGTTGTCGATAAGAG
This portion of the Mesotoga infera genome encodes:
- a CDS encoding class I SAM-dependent methyltransferase, encoding MNYIVTTSYKPSREEVTKARDLAEEMGVKYVSRSRLKEYEKEKVLDFYYVFDKNGQLVIRSGEEVFFFHPGMSKVRLKNIKLQDSDYLIKSMELAGTELVLDTTFGLGNEALLIANFLPDGKVVGLEASEHIFRVVSHGLKNYPYEDDWTREAAGRIELYNRDLREFVRSCGEGSYDIVYCDPMFDRPQYSSHSINPLRPFAVYDRINRDDVDWMIRAARRKFILKSRTRDTLFQELGIEFDRLWGSKKSGVLYGVVDKR